The sequence below is a genomic window from Tachysurus vachellii isolate PV-2020 chromosome 2, HZAU_Pvac_v1, whole genome shotgun sequence.
GATCAAAAATCTCTCTAGAGACACCTGTTATCTTTAGCATTACCAATGCCACACTCCTGACAGTGTTTCTTCATTCTGTTGTAATGAAAGCAGGCCTGTCTATGTGCCGTGAAAACTAAAGGTCATCCACTGCTCTAAATGCAGACCTACATCCGGCCACTCGGTCAATACTGTGCCACAATAAGCACTCTGGAGCTGCAGTGAACGTTGATTAGTTCAGGTGCAAGTATTAAAGCTTTTCGTCTATGCTGTAGTTTATTAGCCCTGTTTGTCAGTTTAGATCtttcctgttgtttttgttgttgttgttatgtgTGATATGTTAAAGGATGGAGGCGGTTTGATTTGTTAACAAGCTCATGCTGCTGTGCTGAGTGATTGATCAGTTCTCAGTTTGGAGAGAACCACAGTGCTGACAGTCAGGCACAAGAAGACTAAAAAGGACAAATGGCTCATTATAATCTTGAAATGAAGACAAACTGAAGAAAGACACACTATTGAGGTAAGAGCAAGACCGTTGGTCCTGGTTCTGTCATTAAATCCAATGATGGAGGGGTCACTAGAAAATTTCTTgatctttctttatatataaaagtgtgaagtaaaaacagacaaaaaagataaataataaaaaatgaataaaataactgACACAAAGCCtaacaatatattaaaaattaaatgtaaaaaatgtttaatattaaggTAAACAAAATGCTCCCTAATTTTTATGTAAGACACAGAATTCAGAGAAGGTTAGAGTGCCAGCTGGTTTAGGACATGTGGAACACAGTATATCAGGCgtatttcaaaatataaaatattttttaaaaaaaattaatgatgcTTTATTTCTAGAAAGTAAACTCTgaaaaaatggggaaaattaAATTCTGTAGATAAATTTACATGTAAAAGTTTCAGAATTGAAGAAAATATTAGCGTTAAATCAGCTGTTTCCAAAATTTGGTAGGAATAAGTATTAAAAATACCTCATGATAACAGAAAAgtttataatttaacacaagaTCAATAATACATCACATTACCCAACCCTAATAAAGCACAGGACCTTTCCATAAATACAGATGGTATGTATATTGTGAACAGCaagttttgaaatattttaatccTTCTGAAAATATCTGAATTACTTCATTAAGTTCCGTTAATATAAATAGCTTTTAAAATAGAGTGACTTTGTAAAAGAGTGACTTAAAATATCATCAAATATCATAGTCATATCAAATCATAGTCAAAATGTCCTCCACTAAAGCTGGTAAATTATAACAGAAATTTCTATTTAGTCACCATTTAGCtactgatttaatttttttctaaattaacaAACCacagtcactctgtataagttagctcacaaacaaacatctagaaaaataaatttaacataaaaagtaagtaaaattgtaaaaacatTCCACTATGGTCAAAATATCTCAGAACAATGTGTTTTGATCATTTAGCATGAAAGTGATATTGTTATAACCTAAATTTTTAGAAACACAGGTACAGATAAAGTGATTTCTGAAGATATAGTATTGAATTTTATCTCACACTTGTCTAGTagtctataaatataaaaaatgaaatggattCCGCTTGTTTAAGCAacaaagcttgttttttttaaagaattttaataaagaattagATATTTTCCAATTTCTCATATGTTACAATTTTCAAATTTGTTCACCAAGCCACTTGTCATCTTGTTGTCTCCTGTCCATTTCCTTTATTAATGTGACTATGCAGGTTTGGTGTTCTGAGCTCTCCTGCTAACCCTGACCAGATGAAGTGCGGAGTTGCCAACCGCTTTCCAGCTTTCTCCCTCAGCTTTAGCCATCCCGGGCGTTCTATCTCCAGGAGTTCACCCCCAAACACTGAGCTCATCACCATCCCCAAGGTGAAGGAATATCAGAGTAGGTCACAGAAGTAGATCAAAGAGAGACACCTGTTCTCAAATACTCAATGCTAATATTCATATCTGTATATGTAATTCATATTTAAACTCAATGTGGGTGTGgcctttaaaattaaaaattcaacCCTAAAAGTCTGACTGAAAAAACAGCCTGTAATATTTTCTATAGAATTTTGCTTGTTCTAATtcccaaaaaataaacaaactagtaGCTGAATTTAAATTGCTGTTGGCCTAATTAATTAGAATTGTACAGataacatacacatacaggcGTTAAATAAACCTGACGCCTGTATGTGCATGTTATCTGTACAATCCTAATTAATGTATTCAGTaaaatttattcagatttttgtttacatCCCTAATTTGGTTCAAAAGTTCATGTATGTAATATTGCACTAGATGTTAATGAAGGAATCAATTGATGCCTATTTGGTGTGAGAGAACGGAAAGATCATTAGGGCAGAGATATCCTCACAGAGAGGGACTGcaatcaaatcaatcaataatGGCAGCTAAACTCCACACCAGCAGCATGCAATTTGCAGCCTCTGAAACTTGTATTCATGCCTTCTGTGGGAGATAATTTTTATCCAGTCCagtcattttttattcagtctgtaaaaagacaaaatagcTTTTGACAATGTCTCTCACAAGCCTCTCCaatggtgtcccacaaggctcagtgcTGGGTCATCTTCTCTTCTCCCTCTGTACATCATGGATAATACATCCCCATGTCCGGATCTTGTGATGTTCATCTTGTGAACTATTAGATCACACCATCTGGCAACAAATGCATATTTGGATCCCAAAGTGGACAAGTAACTATACTTCTTAGTTCCCATTGCTAACCATACACTGTCATACAGATTTCTCCTTTACAGTAACAATTTTTATCCATGGAGATCACTCAGGTACTTGAAACTGGACACCAACTTTCTACTGACTGGTCTGCCTGCTGTTCTAGCTGACTGTTGCAACAGACCTTAATGCTCAGCTTTTTTTACTGACTTTATTCAGCTGTCTAGATTACATTAAATACACTGATGCAAAGACTTTGCTGTTCTGCCAGGTAGTAGAACAAATTGGCCAATGGCTGGCTGGCTGAACAGTTGactgcaaacaaacaaagtcTTCAAACAAAGgttgaagaagtaggtcttaaACCTTTGTTTGAAgactttgtttgtttgcattgtttTCCCATCATTTGCTCTTGATGCCTGTTGTACTGTAAGTTTGCACTCATGCTAAGATAAAAACTCTATGAAAATGCCCTTCTTTATACAGACACTGTCTCTGGGCACCAGTGTTTCCCCTGAAAATCAGCTACAGACTCCAGACATCCATAAGTGGATCATGCTGCACTACAGTCCCTTGAAAGCAGCATGGGATTGGGTCATCCTGCTGCTGGTGCTCTACACTGCAATCTTCACCCCCTATTCAGCGGCATTCCTCCTGAACGAGCTGGCAGAGAAACGGCGGCACATCTGCAGTTACGCCTGCAACCCACTCAGCATTGTGGATGCCATTGTGGATGTTCTGTTCATGGTAGACATTGTGATTAGCTTTCGCACCACATATGTCAATCATAATGATGAGGTGGTAACACATCCAAAACTCATTGCCATCCATTACATCAAAGGCTGGTTTCTTATTGACATGGTGGCTGCCCTTCCTTTGGACCTCCTCATCTTTAAATCCGGGTCAGATGAGGTGAGAAAATATATAGAATCCTTTTTTGGTTTGGAAGGATATGGACTTGGCTGACAGTCATTCCAAATTTGCAAATATTATTTGGTCCATGAGTTTTACAAAAAAGTGAGGTATCAATAGTGTGTCCTGTACTGCTTGAATTTTGTTAGCTTTGGAAATTTTGTTAACTTTGGttactgaatataaatgaaggaaaaaacaatTTGATGCTACATACATGTTGCATATacaataagaataaatacacaattgtcaaactaaataagaaaatatgtttAAGGGCATTTGCCAATGTGTCTGAAAATACTAACtgatatacatgtatatacccTGAACTCTCCTTTCCATCTTACCTTACTATTGTTTAACTTCAGACAACAACCACCCTGATTGGTCTCCTGAAAACTGCACGACTGCTCCGATTGGTCCGTGTGGCTCGGAAGTTAGATCGGTACTCAGAGTACGGAGCTGCAGTCCTAGTCTTGCTCATGTGCACATTTGTGCTTATTGCTCATTGGCTGGCATGCATCTGGTATGCTATTGGCCATGTGGAGAGGCCCTACATGAAAACAGGCTGGTTGGATAACCTTGCTGATCAACTGGGGAAGTATTACAATGAAAGTGATGCCACCTCAGGACCTTCTATAAAGGATATGTATGTTACTGCCCTGTATTTCACCTTCAGCAGCTTGACCAGTGTGGGTTTTGGGAATGTTTCACCAAATACCAACTCTGAAAAGATCTTCTCCATCTGTGTTATGCTTATTGGCTGTAAGTCATTTTACAAGCATTAACCTCTTAACATCTCCTGTTATTTTATCAGACCCAACTGCCATCCTAAATGTCCAAATTTAAAAGGACTACATAGTAGATCCTGGGCAGGATACAGGAGGTTACAAGGGATGTGTAAAATTAAGAAAAACTGCCAAGTAAAAAGAGTTTGTGCCTTGAAAGCTACAGTCTATTTCATACTATTTCGCTTATATTTACACCAAGGTACACTATATCCTGTAGCATACAAAGAATGTAGCATGGAAGGTACATTCTTGCTGAAAAGGGATTATACCTATAGTCTGATAGCCTAGTTTCCTGAAATTGTGGCATAAATTCTGATGTTTTCATCCACCGTACTTCTTCTTAGAAAGCTAGTCTGACAATTTTCTAACATCATCAGtttccaaaaatacaaaattaaatacaaaatacaaaacataaaattatGTTCTGTTTTCTTCCAGCGCTCATGTATGCCAGCATATTTGGAAATGTCTCAGCAATTATACAGCGGCTTTATTCTGGAACCACACGGTACCACACGCAGTTGCTGAGGGTAAAAGAGTTCATCCGTTTCCATCATATACCACCAGGCCTAAGGCAGAGGCTTGAGGAGTATTTCCAGCATGCTTGGTCCTATACCAATGGCATTGATATGATTGCAGTAAGAAACACATGCAACTCAACACCATGTGCTCAAACAATCTGAGACAAGCAATATAATTGATGAATGTCTTTCTTGTTAATTTTGAATGAAACATTCTTTTGATCTTGGCATTCTTGTAGGTTTTGAAAGGTTTTCCTGAATGCCTACAGGCTGATATTTGTCTGCACTTGAACCGCAACCTGCTAGAAAACTGCAAGGCCTTCAAAGGAGCCAGTAAAGCCTGCCTAAGAGCCCTTGCCATGCGTTTAAAAACCACCCACTCCCCACCAGGGGACACTCTCTACCATCATGGCGATATTCTCCATACCTTGTACTTTATCTCACATGGCTCAATTCAGGTGTCCTGCAGTGATGTTGTGCTTGCTATACTGGGTGAGCAAACTGATCCATGTAGTTTCCCTCTTTGTTTCTAATTGGAGTTTGTGGAGAAAAATTGTAGAGATTAGTAAATAAGAACATGCAATGTTCTCTACAATTCATATTTAGATGTAAATcacttttaaaattatttaagagttatatatattatataagagttatatatattatataaaagtttTATAGAAACCTAAATCTAAATTCTTAGTACTGAGTGAGCCAGAGCTGAAAGCAGCAAGGAAAGACACCAAGGAACCTATCCTCCTCTGGGTTACACCAaggattttaaatcattaatgcATGCATGTGTATAAGAGTAAAGACAAACAGTACCAAGTGTTTTGAAAGGTTATTGTCAGTTCCACCAtatgtgcaaacacacagaggaatcAACATactgtttctcttctctcttattAGGTGTTTACATTGTAAATGCAAAATAGAAAATTTGTATAATAGTATCAGCAGTTATCAGATGCTGATGGCGCTGCTAGTGACGCAGGTGTGGAAAATGTCCATAAGGGAGGGCAGAGAGACACCGATGATCTTGCTGGCTGCATTTACTATGCACTTCACTCTTTTGAGAGGTGGCAGTGCAGCCTCCataccacacagtgatgcagtgaagtgaagttaaGCTCTCAGTGAAGTTAACAGTGAAGCTCTCAATGGTGCCCCAGTAGAAGGAGCACATGATGGGAGTTGGGACTCATGCTTTCCTCAGTTTGCGGAGGAAGTAGAGGCATAATGAGCTTTCGGCCATCAGTGTGGTGTTTGTCATCCAGAAGAGGTTCTCAGAGATATGCACCAATAGGTACATGGTGCTGCTCACCCTCTCCACTGCCGCACTATTGATCGTTAGTGGGGGGTGCTGTGGAGGTCCTCTTCTGAAGGTGATTAAAATTTCTTTGGTCTTCCACATGTTGAGGAAGAGATTGTTGTCATTACACCACTGGACAAGACGGCTCAATTCGCTCCTGTTATTGGcctcattgttgttgttgatgaggCCCAGTCGTGTCACCTGCAAACTTGACGATGTTGTCGGTACTGTGACTGTGTACACAATCCACAGGGTGTAGAGAAGCAggctgagcacgcagccttgtgGCACCCCTGTGCTTAGTGTGGCGATCttagatgtttttctgctgacCCGTACATTTTGTGGTCTCTGATAAGAAGTCTAGTACCCAGTTACAGAGAAGGGATTGGAGTCCCaggcagaggtgggtagagtatccaaaatctgtactcaagtaaaagtacaagtacttatggaaatatttactcaagtaagagtaaaagtaacaatcttaatagttacttgagtaagagtaaaaaagtatccaatgaaaaaactactcaagtagttagttactagttacttctcatctgattgatatgaagcaaaaaccctgattttcaaactacttggagagctttcacacacctccCTTAAAAGTgtctttattctgctaatataaaacactggttgaagtgtgtgtgtgtgtgtgtgtgtgtgtgtgtgtgtttgtgtgtttatgatgtgattaatggtttaatgatgtaaatgaatgatgtgctgggctAACATGCTCTTTCTTTTAagattcatttactttattcttacatttgttacattttataagtaagtacataAGTACACAAAACGTCTTACAGCAtgcaattaaatttattttgtggaacatggatatgaaaatgcagacgcttataatgaacgtttgttcatgaacgtgttgtttgtagggttcacaggattgcacgagagcgtatatgagggaaaacattcagacagtgtgtgaaatgtagtattacgttaaggtcaaaatgcccatagttaccaaattaGCATTAAATAGGCATGATTTTGACACTTACCGTtacgtgtttttttaggttggagctggaattcttgtaagctgcaatgtctgtctgttttggtgcacacagaatgcatcgcattataaagctattattttttacatcttggagtgaaaatatagaattaatttgaggccacgggtgatctgcctttgataaatcgcaaacgtcttcctctgcttcagccatcatcttccaactaaaggCGCGCTAAACTTCAGCGGGAGATGCGCAGCATACTCTTGCGAAGCAGCCTCTCCAACGTCTCGcgagacttgtcatataaactaattattatttattaaatctcatatttattaccatttgagTAATGGAGGAACGCCGCCGATTGtagcgaagtaaaagtaaagtaagaGCTGTGTGGAGTGTGGAGAGTGGCTGAGATGGCATCCTCCATGGACCTGTTGGTTCTGAATGCAGACAGGAACGGGTTTAGGGCAGGAGGAAGAATGATTTTTATGTGCTGAATGACCAGTCACTCCAAGCACTTCATAATGATGGGGGTCGGTGCAATGGTAGTTGTTGTGGCTTGATGGATTCTGCTTCTTTGGGGCTGGAATTATTGTGGTGGCCTTGAAACACTTGGGGACGACTGTTTGACTCAGCAAGATGTTAAAGATGTCAGATATTACATCTTTGAGTTCTTTAGCACAATCCATTAGAACCCAACCATTTATGTTGTCTGGTACGGCTGCCTTACATAGGTTGATCCTCCAGGAGGATCTTTTCCATGCTGACTGGGGTCAGACATACAGCCTGCTTTTGTGGGAAAGGTGTGATcttctgtgcctgtgtgttgttttgggtctcaaattggccaaAGAATTTGTTGAGGCTGTTAAGTAGAGGTATGTCACTACCACAGGTCTGTGGTAGGGGTTTATAGTTTGTTAAAGATTAGATTCCTTGCCAAAGACTCTGGTGTTGATGAAATGTCtagatattttattgctgttttgATGTTTTGCTCCCATTATTCCACTGGACAAGCTGGCTCTTTCTGTTGCTAGGCCTGCAGTATCACCGGCTCTAAAGGCTGTGTCCCTAGCCCTCAGAAGCTTGTGCATTAGGATGTTCATTATGGGTATAGTCCTGTAATGAGTACAGGAGAGGTTTTATGACTATACAAAAACAATTCTTAGGTATGTAAGTTTGTCATTTTCAGGTGAAATTATCGACTGAAACTAGGGTGAGACtttagaatacatttttttggatATCCACAAGCAGGATAAGCTGAATAGAGCAGCAGGTTTTAAGGCTATGAGGAGCCATATCAGTAGAAGTAGGACAGTacagaacattaacattaagGTCTCCACcacagtacaaaaaaatgttcatttttatttgacagtTTGAAATTCATTCCATATCCACTTGTGTGCAGGCAAGAACAATATCTTTGGTGAGCCCATTTACCTGTACACAGAACCTGGCCACTCCAGTGCTGATGTGAGGACACTCACCTATTCTGATCTCCATCAAATCCAAAGAGATGATCTCTTGGAGGTACTAGATATGTACCCAGACTTTGCTGAAACTTTCTGGAGAAATCTGGAGATCACCTTCAACCTCAGAGAAGTACGTATACACCATTACGCTTTgtaagacatacagtacatagctTTGGTTCTATGCCCACATaaattttctctttaattagGTAGATCAGGTCCTTCACACTCTACACAATGAAGATAATAGCTGCCATTATCATATTAATCACCCAAGATGTCAAAAAAACTCACTGGAGAGACGCAACAGGCCAGGTAAGAAGACATAGTTCATACCTGAATACCTAGTTCAGCTTATTAATTAAGTTAAAACAAATACCTTTTACGTCCTGGACAGATGGAATGGATCAAGATGATTCCTATTCAGTTCAAACATGTACCGGCCTGGGTGATCACTGCTTTGCTGGCCCTCACTGGGATGAGCAGTGTAGCTGTGACTCCTCCATAACACAATCAAGTGAGAACATCAACAAACCACCACTTTCCCACAGCCAGGTCTACACCCCTGAAGGAAACCCCCAGGATTACCCTTCGTCTGCATTACGGGCGATTCCACCCAACAGCAAAACTGGGTCAGGCAAAGGTATCTACTCCAATCTTCAACCACACTATGGCAGTTCACTTTGTTGTACAAATAATCTCATTTCTGTCTATGCTACTGTAGGTGTTCATCTTTCTGGATTGTACCATTACTGGCCAGATCACTGGCCCACTCAGTTTGCAGGACGTTCTTACAGATCCTCTTCCATCCAAGCCTCAAGTCACCCAACTCCATTTGATGAAGAGTGTCCCAGCGAGCTTGAATCAAGACTTGAGTTACTGCAAAGTCAGCTTAACAGGTAGGTCAGTTAAAGATTTTATTCCTGGTCCATTTATTTGCAAGCACTGAGGTATAATTCATAATTCCTACAGTGCAGTCCATATGTATTCAAAAGATAACAAATGTTATCGCTTTGACTTCACCATTATAGTTCCAGTGTTTATGTTCAAAGACTGTTCACTGTTCGCCCTTGAAAATTACATATAGTCCCATCCAAATGTACcaaaacaacaatattaaatctttttgttcacaaataaaaatactgatCAATTGAATATCTAATAGCTGTCTACTTTTTGTTTTGAGCAtttgggatttaaaaaaaaaaaattataaaccaACATAAAGAAGCTGGGTGAAAAGCAAATTGTTTTGAAGctgagaaaaagggaaaaactaCATGAGCAAGTACAACAATTTGGAATGTCcagaaatgaaagaaaccaCTAGCATAGTAACaaccacacaacaaacaaataggCCAAAGGAAAACAACAGTCAATGACATGACCAATAGCCTCCACAGGGCAGGGGTGAAGGTGTCACAATCCATCATTTAATGAAGACCTCTAGAGTAGCAATATAAAGGCCTTGTCACAAGATGCAAACCATTCATCAGCAGTAAGATGCCAGGTTGGAATTTGTGAATAAATACCcaaatgaaaaatacaaaaaaaaaataagatgaaagaaacaaatatgAAAGGATTTGcccatgatccaaaacatatgaGCTGGAGTAGTatcatggcttgggcttgcatgaTTGCATCTAGAATGAGCTCAATGTTCAATCATGCAGAGTGTTTTCAGAGGTCAGCTCAGAAAGATTCTGTTTGCCAAGTTTCAGACAAATGCATCCTATTTAATTAGGAGGAACTTCctcatgcagcaagacaataaCACAATTCacactgccaacacaacaaaggaCTTCATGAGAGAAAAAGGGGAAGATTTAATAGTGGCCATGTCAATCACCAGCACAAGAAGTTGCAGTAGAAGCCTTGGAAAGCATCCTATTGCAACTTATTCGAAAAAAGAtatatgcaaccaaatattaaattatttactatTGTTTTGATATCAGAATTTTGTGGTTTGTCAccataaacacatacaaaacaaaaaaaagagagaaaatgcaaaatgatatcattccaatacttttggaagaGGACAGTAAATGTTTGGGATCCTTCAGCTGCTCCAAAATGAAGCgccatttgcatttgttttggtAGGACCAATATGTTCAGAGTTCCTGTTGAGAGTTCCATGATCCT
It includes:
- the kcnh6b gene encoding potassium voltage-gated channel subfamily H member 6, with product MPFFIQTLSLGTSVSPENQLQTPDIHKWIMLHYSPLKAAWDWVILLLVLYTAIFTPYSAAFLLNELAEKRRHICSYACNPLSIVDAIVDVLFMVDIVISFRTTYVNHNDEVVTHPKLIAIHYIKGWFLIDMVAALPLDLLIFKSGSDETTTTLIGLLKTARLLRLVRVARKLDRYSEYGAAVLVLLMCTFVLIAHWLACIWYAIGHVERPYMKTGWLDNLADQLGKYYNESDATSGPSIKDMYVTALYFTFSSLTSVGFGNVSPNTNSEKIFSICVMLIGSLMYASIFGNVSAIIQRLYSGTTRYHTQLLRVKEFIRFHHIPPGLRQRLEEYFQHAWSYTNGIDMIAVLKGFPECLQADICLHLNRNLLENCKAFKGASKACLRALAMRLKTTHSPPGDTLYHHGDILHTLYFISHGSIQVSCSDVVLAILGKNNIFGEPIYLYTEPGHSSADVRTLTYSDLHQIQRDDLLEVLDMYPDFAETFWRNLEITFNLREVDQVLHTLHNEDNSCHYHINHPRCQKNSLERRNRPDGMDQDDSYSVQTCTGLGDHCFAGPHWDEQCSCDSSITQSSENINKPPLSHSQVYTPEGNPQDYPSSALRAIPPNSKTGSGKGIYSNLQPHYGSVHLSGLYHYWPDHWPTQFAGRSYRSSSIQASSHPTPFDEECPSELESRLELLQSQLNRLEARMTADINMILQLLQRQITPVPPAYSSVSPNSHCADLSFLYERSGPVLFNLYPIQLETRTTMIQSTIKPDPEFTPKSLDSQLSSIHTMTTEKNQHSLRHSLKSTPSVTPTFQAAPPVMDTTQLLASLRFSSSPDNLDSSLALAEIPKHVSDPVLAINPRLPRK